The Bacillota bacterium genome includes the window GCCGCCCCGTTCTGGGCCAGCGGGCCGTCGTTCGGGCCCGTCTTTTCAACGGGCCGCAGGTCCACTGCCGCCACCATCAGCCACTCGGCAAGCTGCTCCCGGGTGAAGGGCAGTTCGGAGACGGCCTCAGCCGGCGCTTCGGCTACCAGTTCGGCCTCCAGGGATGTGCTGATCCGGCCGTCGTTTCGGGCCTGTTCCAGTGCCCTGAGGACCTGGCGGCGCAGTGCGAAGAACGGCTCCATGCTCGAGAGCAGGTCCGGCCGGCGCCACGCTGCCACATCGGTCCACCGGGCCAGATGGACGCTCTCGAAGGGCTTCGGATCGGGCATGTGCTGCCAGATCTCCTCGGCCGTGTGAACGAGCACCGGCGCGATCAGGCGCACCAGAACGTGCAGGATGTTGTAAAGGGCCGTCTGAGCCGACCGGCGCTCGACCGACCCCGCCGCGTCGCAGTAAAGCCGGTCCTTGAGCACGTCCAGGTAGAACCCACCCATGTCCACGGTGCAGAAGCGCAGGATTTCATGGTAAGGGATGTGGAACTCGTAGCGCGAGTAGGCCGCCGTGCAGCGGTCAGCAAGCTCCGCCGTGCGCGCAAGCGCCCACCGATCAAGCCACAGCATCTTCTCGCAGGGCACCGCGTCCGTTTCGGGCTTGAAGTCGAAGAGGCTTCCCAGCATGAAGCGCGCCGTGTTGCGGATCCGGCGATAGCCCTCGGCGAGCCGCACCAGGATCTCGTCCGAGACGCGCACGTCGTCCCGGTAGTCCGACGAGGCCACCAGCAACCGCAGCACGTCCGCCCCGTACTTGCCGATCACCTCCTGAGGCGCCACCGCGTTGCCCAGCGACTTGTGCATGGCGCGCCCCTGTCCATCCACCACGAACCCGTGGGTGACCACGGCGCGGTAGGGGGGCTCGCCGCGAGTCGCCACCGCCGTCAGGAGTGACGACTGGAACCAGCCGCGGTGTTGGTCCGTGCCCTCCAGGTAAAGGTCGGCCGGCCAGCGCAGTTCGTCGCGCTGGGCAAGCACGGCCTCGTGGCTCGAACCGGAGTCGAACCAGACGTCCATGGTGTCGTTGCCCTTGACGAAGCGGGTGCCGCCACACTCCGGGCACCGGGTGCCGGGAGGCAGGATCCGCTCCGGCTCGTACATGAACCAGGCGTCCGACCCCTCCCGGCGGAAAAGCTCCGCCACGGCTCCGATGCTGCGCCGGTCCATCAGCGGGCGCCGGCAGCGCGTGCAGAAGAAGACCGGAATGGGCACGCCCCACGCCCGCTGGCGGGAGATGCACCAGTCGTGCCGCTCGGCCACCATCTGGCGGATCCGGTCCCGGCCCCAGGAGGGGTGCCAGTCCACCCGGTCGATGGCCTCCAGGGCCTGCCGCCGGAAGCCGTCGATGGAGGCGAACCACTGCTCCGTGGCCCGGAACAGCACCGGGCCCTTGCAGCGCCAACAGTGCGGGTACTGGTGCTGGGTGGTTCCCGAGGCGAGCAGCCGGTCGCGGGCCTTGAGGTCCTCCAGGATGCGCGGGGTGGCTTCGTCCACGAACAGCCCTGTATAAGGCCCCGCCTCCTCGGTAAAGCGGCCGCGCTCGTCAACCGGCGTCACCACCGGAAGCTGGTAGCGTAACCCGACCTCGTAGTCCTCATGGCCGTGGCCCGGCGCGATGTGGACGGCACCGCTTCCCTGC containing:
- the ileS gene encoding isoleucine--tRNA ligase; its protein translation is MNAQTRPSRKSGAGVDYSQTVLTPRTAFPMKADLPRREPQIESFWQQRRMYEKLQKQRLEAGAPVFVLHDGPPYANEHIHLGTALNKILKDFIVRVRSMEGMRAPYVPGWDTHGMPIEHEVIRRGQIDRHQMPVVELRRRCREYALQYVEVQREEFKRLGVWGDWERPYLTLEPAYEARQVEVFGQMVERGYIYRGLKPVYWCPRCETALAEAEVEYKDHTSPSIYVTFPFKEGPGVAGELSRAGASIVIWTTTPWTLPANQAVAVHPDQTYVWARLGGREMVVAQARLDAVAHLVHDGHPEEVRRFRGFELLGAMLLHPLEARQVPVVGDDMVSMEQGSGAVHIAPGHGHEDYEVGLRYQLPVVTPVDERGRFTEEAGPYTGLFVDEATPRILEDLKARDRLLASGTTQHQYPHCWRCKGPVLFRATEQWFASIDGFRRQALEAIDRVDWHPSWGRDRIRQMVAERHDWCISRQRAWGVPIPVFFCTRCRRPLMDRRSIGAVAELFRREGSDAWFMYEPERILPPGTRCPECGGTRFVKGNDTMDVWFDSGSSHEAVLAQRDELRWPADLYLEGTDQHRGWFQSSLLTAVATRGEPPYRAVVTHGFVVDGQGRAMHKSLGNAVAPQEVIGKYGADVLRLLVASSDYRDDVRVSDEILVRLAEGYRRIRNTARFMLGSLFDFKPETDAVPCEKMLWLDRWALARTAELADRCTAAYSRYEFHIPYHEILRFCTVDMGGFYLDVLKDRLYCDAAGSVERRSAQTALYNILHVLVRLIAPVLVHTAEEIWQHMPDPKPFESVHLARWTDVAAWRRPDLLSSMEPFFALRRQVLRALEQARNDGRISTSLEAELVAEAPAEAVSELPFTREQLAEWLMVAAVDLRPVEKTGPNDGPLAQNGAAAAEVPGVQEAAAGAAGTEAGGGLWRVEVRVTRFARCQRCWRHLRSVGSVEGHPDICDRCARVLESA